Proteins co-encoded in one Stomoxys calcitrans chromosome 5, idStoCalc2.1, whole genome shotgun sequence genomic window:
- the LOC106091049 gene encoding lysM and putative peptidoglycan-binding domain-containing protein 3, which yields MRRNARSVHQNEDLALFSAATAAADDFLQMERLPERGGGGGAHISNTQHRFENTIEAKVEPGDTLQAIALRFHCSVADIKRLNKIDKDNEIHARKVVKIPVTVYNVLLDNLPTVHKSGNSSPKINAKVNGNGSRDSDSGLSSIVRNPLDDAQAMLSEKLMVASVNSSGGDGPSTSRGLAGGEIHINNIIMNSKLKPGSTYHDEEIVSADLNDASAPLITDILDDSTNVPKIHRIRGPSLRTIDWSGSDCDMSWICLFVVILALCFVIPLIYVFYIAEHAHHNVTGSTTTATHH from the exons ATGAGAAGAAATGC gCGATCAGTTCATCAAAATGAAGACCTTGCTCTGTTCTCCGCAGCCACAGCTGCGGCAgacgattttcttcaaatggaAAGACTGCCCGAacgtggtggtggtggcggcgcCCATATATCAAATACACAGCATCGCTTTGAAAACACCATAGAAGCAAAAGTGGAACCAGGCGACACCTTACAGGCCATTGCTTTACGATTTCATTGTTCCGTGGCAGATATCAAGCGGCTGAACAAAATAGACAAAGACAATGAAATTCATGCTCGTAAAGTTGTTAAGATTCCAGTGACTGTATACAATGTTCTTTTGGATAATCTACCTACGGTACACAAAAGTGGAAATAGTAGTCCGAAGATTAATGCGAAAGTAAATGGAAATGGCAGTCGAGATAGTGACAGTGGGCTAAGCAGTATAGTTCGAAATCCTTTGGACGATGCACAGGCTATGTTAAGTGAGAAATTAATGGTCGCCTCTGTAAATTCATCAGGTGGCGATGGTCCATCTACTAGCAGAGGTTTGGCAGGGGGTGAAATTCatataaataatataataatgaaTTCCAAACTGAAACCCGGAAGTACATACCACGACGAAg aaatcgtttcagcaGATTTAAATGATGCCTCCGCTCCTCTCATCACCGATATATTGGACGATTCGACAAATGTGCCTAAAATCCATCGTATACGAGGACCTTCGCTGCGTACCATCGATTGGTCGGGATCTGATTGTGATATGTCTTGGATATGTCTATTCGTTGTAATATTGGCTTTGTGTTTTGTCATACCCTTAATCTATGTATTCTATATTGCGGAACATGCACACCACAATGTCACAGGGTCAACAACCACTGCCACACACCATTGA
- the LOC106091048 gene encoding 26S proteasome regulatory subunit 7: MPDYLGDDQRKVKHEEKEEKEIKSLDEGDIELLKTYGQSQYHKAIKIIEEDIQKAVKQVNELTGIKESDTGLAPPALWDLAADKQILQNEQPLQVARCTKIINADSDDPKYIINVKQFAKFVVDLADSVAPTDIEEGMRVGVDRNKYQIHIPLPPKIDPTVTMMQVEDKPDVTYSDVGGCKEQIEKLREVVETPLLHPEKFVNLGIEPPKGVLLFGPPGTGKTLCARAVANRTDACFIRVIGSELVQKYVGEGARMVRELFEMARSKKACLIFFDEIDAIGGARFDDGAGGDNEVQRTMLELINQLDGFDPRGNIKVLMATNRPDTLDPALMRPGRLDRKVEFGLPDLEGRSHIFKIHARSMSVERDIRFELLARLCPNSTGAEIRSVCTEAGMFAIRARRKVATEKDFLEAVNKVIKSYAKFSATPRYMTYN, from the coding sequence ATGCCTGACTATTTGGGAGACGATCAGCGCAAAGTAAAGCACGAAGAAAAGgaggaaaaagaaataaaatctcTGGATGAAGGTGATATCGAGTTGTTGAAAACCTATGGCCAGAGTCAATATCACAAAGCAATTAAAATCATCGAGGAAGATATACAAAAGGCTGTAAAACAAGTCAATGAGTTGACTGGCATAAAGGAGAGTGACACTGGATTGGCACCTCCAGCACTTTGGGATTTGGCAGCCGACAAGCAAATTCTCCAAAATGAACAACCCCTTCAGGTGGCAAGATGCACAAAAATTATCAATGCCGACTCCGATGATCCCAAATACATCATCAATGTTAAACAGTTTGCTAAATTTGTTGTAGACTTGGCCGATTCAGTGGCCCCAACAGACATCGAAGAGGGCATGAGGGTTGGCGTAGATCGTAATAAGTATCAAATACATATTCCCTTGCCACCCAAAATTGATCCCACAGTAACAATGATGCAAGTTGAAGATAAACCTGATGTCACCTACAGTGATGTGGGTGGCTGCAAGGAACAAATTGAAAAGCTGAGAGAGGTAGTGGAAACACCTCTGCTACATCCTGAGAAATTTGTCAACTTGGGTATTGAACCACCAAAGGGTGTTTTGTTGTTCGGTCCTCCTGGCACCGGAAAAACATTGTGCGCCCGTGCTGTAGCCAATCGCACAGATGCCTGCTTCATTCGTGTCATCGGCTCTGAACTGGTACAGAAATATGTAGGTGAAGGTGCCCGTATGGTTCGTGAATTGTTCGAGATGGCCCGTTCCAAAAAAGCTTGTCTTATCTTCTTCGATGAAATTGATGCCATTGGTGGTGCACGCTTTGATGATGGTGCTGGCGGCGACAATGAAGTCCAACGTACTATGTTGGAACTTATTAATCAATTGGATGGTTTCGACCCCAGAGGCAATATCAAAGTTTTGATGGCCACCAACAGACCAGACACCCTTGATCCTGCCCTTATGCGTCCTGGACGTTTGGATCGTAAAGTTGAATTCGGTCTGCCCGATTTGGAGGGACGTTCTCACATCTTTAAGATTCATGCCCGTTCCATGTCCGTTGAGCGAGACATACGTTTCGAGTTGTTGGCTCGTCTATGCCCCAACTCGACGGGTGCTGAAATTCGATCGGTATGCACAGAAGCTGGCATGTTTGCAATCAGAGCTCGCCGTAAGGTGGCTACAGAGAAAGACTTTTTAGAGGCTGTCAATAAGGTCATTAAGAGCTACGCCAAATTCAGTGCTACTCCACGTTACATGACCTATAACTAA